The following are encoded in a window of Conger conger chromosome 19, fConCon1.1, whole genome shotgun sequence genomic DNA:
- the LOC133118885 gene encoding lipase maturation factor 2-like, with product MGEIRLPRHMFLWSMSVIYLFAFVSLYVQIPGLYGNEGILPVRWQMHYDDETPLLEQLQGAPTLLWLAPWLGLDTQQAMELLCLLGVLLAFGALVLEALRGSLVFLCLWALYLSLYQVGQVFLYFQWDSLLLETGFLAILVAPLGLLCGRSASRHHDSLTFWLLRWLLFRLMFASGVVKLTSRCPTWWGLTAVTYHYETQCIPTPLAWFAHQLPVWVQKLSVVGTFVIEIAVPFLFFAPIRRLRLTAFYLQVLLQVCIILTGNYNFFNLLTLALCFSLLDDDAVGSWLGRGKRKKAKKSWPETIHSWTTVLVELAVYALIIAGAAVCFQLEINWKNYSVSSKIGFTFHEFSNFLKKVTKGSIWIGVLSLTWEVVTAMFSCACVRGFFWKLWATIQWAIFAIAAAGMFALSLVPFTYIEYESHSGLWPVVREAYDTVDRYQLVNSYGLFRRMTGVGGRPEVVIEGSMDKETWTEIEFTYKPGNLSGPLPVVAPHQPRLDWQMWFAALGPQKQSPWFTSLVHRLLQGKKDVIELIQPESQYPFAREPPAFIRAQLYKYWFTEPKEDGSLPEQWWRRRFAEEFYPTVHLGDPTFENMLDQLLMKDAGPVGRGPEGPLPQALGLVREQLHGLSAPLVLWSLFSTGAAICLLKLLFSGSSGAGGGKPKPAPAAEPKRRAKDPPATAAQKKEPREEGGKENSEERAADSDRSPRKRK from the exons ATGGGGGAAATTAGACTACCGAGGCACATGTTCCTGTGGAGCATGTCTGTTATTTACTTGTTTGCTTTCGTATCCCTTTACGTCCAGATACCGG GTCTCTATGGAAACGAGGGGATCCTGCCGGTGCGCTGGCAGATGCACTACGACGACGAGACGCCACTGCTGGAGCAGCTGCAGGGCGCCCCCACCCTGCTCTGGCTGGCCCCGTGGCTGGGTCTGGACACCCAGCAGGCCATGGAGCTGCTCTGCCTGCTGGGGGTGCTGCTCGCCTTCGGGGCCTTGGTGCTGGAGGCCCTGAGGGGCAGCCTGgtgttcctgtgtctgtgggccctctacctctccctctatcag GTTGGTCAAGTCTTCCTCTACTTCCAGTG ggacAGCCTCCTGCTGGAGACCGGGTTCCTGGCCATCCTGGTGGCTCCCCTGGGCCTGCTCTGCGGGAGGTCGGCGTCCAGGCACCACGACAGCCTGACCTTCTGGCTGCTGCGCTGGCTCCTGTTCCGCCTGATGTTCGCCTCGGGCGTGGTCAAGCTGACCAGCCGCTGCCCCACCTGGTGGGGCCTGACAG CGGTGACCTACCACTACGAGACGCAGTGCATCCCCACCCCTCTGGCCTGGTTCGCCCACCAGCTGCCCGTGTGGGTGCAGAAGCTCAGTGTGGTCGGCACCTTCGTCATCGAGATCGCCGTCCCCTTCCTCTTCTTCGCCCCGATCAGGCGGCTGCGTCTGACGGCCTTCTACCTGCAG GTTCTTCTCCAGGTGTGCATCATCCTCACGGGAAACTACAACTTCTTCAACCTGCTCACCCTCGCGCTGTGCTTCTCGCTGCTCGACGACGACGCGGTCGGCTCCTGGCTCGGACGCGGCAAGCGGAAGAAGGCCAAAA AATCCTGGCCAGAGACCATTCACTCGTGGACCACGGTGCTGGTGGAGTTGGCAGTCTACGCGCTGATCATCGCCGGAGCCGCAGTGTGCTTTCAGCTGGAGATCAACTGGAAGAACTACAGCGTTTCCTCAAAGATCG GTTTCACTTTCCATGAGTTTAGCAACTTTCTGAAGAAGGTCACGAAGGGGTCCATTTGGATTGGTGTCCTGTCTCTGACCTGGGAGGTGGTCACTGCCATGTTCAG CTGTGCCTGTGTGAGGGGGTTCTTCTGGAAGCTCTGGGCCACCATCCAGTGGGCCATCTTTGCCATCGCAGCTGCCGGCATGTTTGCCCTGAGTCTG GTCCCCTTCACGTACATCGAGTACGAGTCCCACAGCGGCCTGTGGCCAGTGGTGCGGGAGGCGTACGACACGGTGGATCGCTACCAGCTGGTGAACTCCTACGGCCTGTTCAGGAGGATGACCGGGGTGGGCGGCCGGCCAGAGGTGGTCATCGAGGGCAGCATGGACAAAGAGACCTGgacg GAGATCGAGTTCACGTACAAGCCCGGCAACTTGAGCGGCCCCCTCCCGGTCGTGGCCCCCCACCAGCCCCGGCTGGACTGGCAGATGTGGTTCGCCGCGCTGGGCCCCCAAAAGCAGAGCCCCTGGTTCACCAGCCTGGTCCACCGGCTACTGCAGGGCAAGAAGGACG TGATCGAGCTCATCCAGCCGGAGTCGCAGTACCCCTTCGCCCGCGAGCCCCCGGCCTTCATCCGCGCGCAGCTCTACAAGTACTGGTTCACCGAGCCGAAGGAGGACGG GTCTCTACCTGAGCAGTGGTGGAGAAGGAGGTTTGCGGAGGAGTTCTATCCCACAGTGCACCTGGGGGACCCTACATTCGAGAACATGCTCGACCAGCTGTTAATGAAG GATGCGGGGCCGGTCGGGCGGGGTCCGGAGGGCCCGCTCCCCCAGGCCCTGGGGCTGGTGCGAGAGCAGCTCCACGGCCTGTCGGCCCCCCTGGTGCTCTGGTCCCTCTTCAGCACGGGGGCCGCCATCTGCCTCCTGAAGCTGCTCTTCTCCGGGTCCTCTGGCGCCGGCGGCGGCAAGCCCAAACCCGCCCCCGCTGCCGAGCCCAAAAGGAGGGCCAAGGACCCGCCCGCCACCGCGGCCCAGAAGAAGGAGCCCcgcgaggagggagggaaggagaactCTGAGGAGAGGGCGGCCGATTCCGACCGGAGccccaggaagaggaagtga
- the miox gene encoding inositol oxygenase, which produces MRVISIEPDPSLEPKNDEDKIEYRNFESGDLLDRVFNTYKLMHTNQTVDFVKRKHAQWTGCTHSTMSVMQSLDALDQLVDESDPDVDFPNSFHAYQTAEGIRREHPDKDWFHLVGLIHDVGKIMALWGEPQWSVVGDTFPVGCRVQSSVVFRDSTFSDNPDDKNPAYSTENGMYKPKCGLDNILMSWGHDEYMYRVLKFNKCTIPEEGLYMIRFHSFYPWHSHGDYMHLCNDQDLSMLPWVKEFNKFDLYTKNPELPDVEKLKPYYQALIDKYCPGKLHW; this is translated from the exons ATGAGGGTCATCAGCATT GAACCAGACCCTTCTCTTGAGCCAAAAAATGACGAGGACAAAATCGAATACAGGAACTTTGAG AGCGGAGATCTTCTTGACCGGGTCTTCAACACCTACAAGCTGATGCACACCAACCAAACCGTGGACTTTGTCAAAAGGAAG catgcacagtgGACAGGCTGTACTCACTCCACCATGAGCGTGATGCAGAGCCTGGACGCCCTGGACCAGCTGGTGGACGAGTCGGATCCGGATGTGGACTTCCCCAACTCCTTCCACGCCTACCAGACGGCCGAGGGGATCCGGAGGGAACACCCGGATAAAG acTGGTTCCACTTGGTGGGGCTCATCCATGACGTGGGGAAGATCATGGCTCTGTGGGGAGAGCCCCAG TGGTCAGTGGTGGGGGACACCTTCCCCGTGGGCTGCAGGGTCCAGAGCTCTGTCGTCTTCAGGGACTCTACGTTCTCAGACAACCCGGATGATAAAAACCCCGCCTACAG CACTGAAAACGGGATGTACAAGCCTAAATGCGGCCTGGACAACATCTTGATGTCGTGGGGCCATGACG AGTACATGTACAGGGTTTTGAAGTTCAACAAATGCACAATCCCAGAGGAG GGCTTGTACATGATTCGTTTCCATTCCTTCTACCCCTGGCACTCCCACGGAGACTACATGCACCTCTGCAATGACCAGGACCTCAGCATGCTACCCTGGGTCAAGGAATTCAA CAAATTCGACCTGTACACCAAGAACCCCGAACTGCCAGACGTGGAGAAACTGAAGCCATACTATCAGGCCCTCATCGATAAGTACTGCCCAGGAAAGCTGCACTGGTGA